The following are encoded in a window of Kitasatospora fiedleri genomic DNA:
- the nuoH gene encoding NADH-quinone oxidoreductase subunit NuoH encodes MSPLAAPLATPLAAADTLGFFGRDPWWLVLLKAVFCFAFLVLTVLIAIVWERKVVAWMQLRIGPNRHGPWGMLQSLADGVKLALKEDLVVKGADKAVYVLAPVVAAIPAFMAFAVIPFGPADNQVSIFGTRTPLQLTDLPIALLYILATASVGIYGIVLAGWSSGSTYPLLGGIRSSAQMISYEIAMGLSFAAVFIYSGSMSTSEIVSSQQPTWFAVLLPVSFIVYVIAMVGETNRAPFDLPEAEGELVGGFNTEYSSLKFAMFMLAEYVNMVTVSAVASTLFLGGWRAPWPISTFWAGANHGWWPMLWIVLKIQLLLFFFIWLRGTLPRLRYDQFMKLGWKVLIPVSLVWLVMVATVRALRNEGYDFAKVVLYVGAPLAVVLLAALVVDLLRKKPAEPPAAEPAFDPMAGGYPVPPLPGQELPPVPRRRRRAPQLQDALNGADHSEGS; translated from the coding sequence ACCCCCCTGGCCGCCGCCGACACGCTCGGCTTCTTCGGCCGCGACCCGTGGTGGCTGGTGCTGCTGAAGGCGGTGTTCTGCTTCGCGTTCCTGGTGCTGACGGTGCTGATCGCCATCGTCTGGGAGCGCAAGGTCGTCGCCTGGATGCAGCTGCGGATCGGCCCGAACCGGCACGGCCCGTGGGGCATGCTGCAGTCGCTGGCCGACGGCGTGAAGCTGGCGCTCAAGGAAGACCTGGTGGTCAAGGGCGCCGACAAGGCGGTCTACGTGCTGGCGCCGGTCGTGGCGGCGATCCCCGCGTTCATGGCGTTCGCGGTGATCCCGTTCGGCCCGGCCGACAACCAGGTGTCGATCTTCGGCACCCGGACGCCGCTCCAGCTGACCGACCTGCCGATCGCGCTGCTGTACATCCTGGCCACCGCCTCGGTGGGCATCTACGGCATCGTGCTGGCCGGCTGGTCGTCCGGCTCGACGTACCCGCTGCTCGGCGGCATCCGCTCCTCCGCGCAGATGATCAGCTACGAGATCGCGATGGGCCTGTCCTTCGCGGCGGTGTTCATCTACTCGGGCTCGATGTCCACCTCGGAGATCGTCTCCTCGCAGCAGCCCACCTGGTTCGCGGTGCTGCTGCCGGTGTCCTTCATCGTGTACGTCATCGCGATGGTCGGCGAGACCAACCGGGCCCCGTTCGACCTCCCGGAGGCCGAGGGCGAGCTGGTCGGCGGCTTCAACACCGAGTACTCCTCGCTGAAGTTCGCGATGTTCATGCTGGCCGAGTACGTCAACATGGTCACCGTCTCGGCGGTCGCCTCCACCCTGTTCCTGGGCGGCTGGCGGGCCCCGTGGCCGATCTCGACCTTCTGGGCGGGCGCCAACCACGGCTGGTGGCCGATGCTCTGGATCGTGCTGAAGATCCAGCTGCTGCTGTTCTTCTTCATCTGGCTGCGCGGCACCCTGCCCCGGCTGCGCTACGACCAGTTCATGAAGCTCGGCTGGAAGGTGCTCATCCCGGTCTCGCTGGTCTGGCTGGTGATGGTCGCCACCGTGCGGGCGCTGCGCAACGAGGGCTACGACTTCGCCAAGGTGGTGCTGTACGTGGGCGCGCCGCTGGCGGTGGTCCTGCTGGCCGCGCTGGTGGTCGACCTGCTGCGCAAGAAGCCCGCCGAACCGCCCGCCGCCGAGCCGGCGTTCGACCCGATGGCCGGGGGCTACCCCGTGCCGCCGCTGCCCGGGCAGGAACTGCCGCCCGTCCCGCGCCGCCGCCGCCGGGCCCCGCAACTCCAGGACGCCCTCAACGGGGCCGACCATTCCGAAGGGAGCTGA